The DNA sequence CTTCTGatcctgctttgtttgtttctaaCTTCATGCCGGTTTGTTGGACTCCAGCTATGTGTCAGTGCTAAAGGTTACTCAGAGCACCTGACACATAACTTCAGTTATGTACAGTGGTTTAGAGAAAAGGTCAGGGGAATGCAAAGATTCAGTAGTTGCTCAGGAGCTCAATTTATATCTTTTGTTTGGGTATAAATATGTTTGTCATAAACAGATTAGACATTTCAATTAAAGTATCTTACAAACTCTTACATTAGATTCATTCTGTTTTCTGGGGATTTCAATCTAACTATGCCTACATaacaatttgtaaaaaaaaaagactgccATACTGCCAGCACTAATTACCGTCACAGAAATTACAAAGAAAAATCTTTGGTTTGTCGTGTGGTGAATTACTCCACATTCTCACCTTCTTCTTTGGTGGTGGAGTCGTCCATGGCCTTGAACTGTTGAGGATATCTGAAGGAGTCCAAGCACGAGGGTAAGAATGCCCAAAACAGATCATCTATGGCATCCAACTGCCGTTGTTAGTTTGTGGTCCCAGATGAAGTCCTTTGGATTTGGATCAATCTGGATCCAGATCTCTAACAGGCTTTTAACTGTGGCCTTCTGTGGTTTTAAgttacacacaaatacagtgtTTCTCCAACTGCTTGTCCAACTGCCCTACTGCGATCCTCAGCTCCAGCCCATACTTCTAGCTCTGCGTGGGCAGGATTGCGGACAGACAGCAACAGCTGCCCTGGCCGATTACTGGGTTAGAGCTGAGGAGTGAAGAGAAGGAGTAATGTCTCCTCAATTTGACTAACGCGTTAAAATATAACTTGATGCAAGTGATAGAAACTTTAGGTATTAATTCAACAccaccaaaaaataaaaaatgaattcaCATGTGCAAAAGCctctcagtttgtgtgtgttcgaGGCTGTAGGACGAGGAGGGGGAGTATGTGTAGAAGCAGATGGCGACTTAAATACAGCCTGAAAGAAATTTAAGGGATGTTTGGAGCTGAGGACTTGCACCAGTCTCACTGATGTCTACTGTGGAAATACTTCAACTTCAAACAAATGTACCTCAAAAATGTAAGGCTAAACCATTGTCATTCCTCTCAAAGATATACCTCTAAACAAGTAAAACACATGTTCAGTCACATCAATAGTACAAACATATATTTTACAATACAGAAAAAGCTCAGTTCATCACTGCTGAGTTCATGATTCATTCACATATTGACCTTGTTAAGCAGGAGATGCTATTTGGGAGTGTGTGACATGTTTCATGCTTCATATTACAACTGCTTTGACAATTCATGTTAAGTTTCAAGTTAACTTTTTCCCTCCAGACTTCTTCCCCCTTCCCTTTCCTCTCATGCTTCCTCTCCCTCTTGTGCCTCGGCGGCTGCCATCGAACACAGATCGCGCTGTAACCATAGCAACTTCAACACCAACATCGCTGTCCTCAcatgagctgctgctgctgcttctcctcGCCCTGTGAGGCAGAGTCTTAGCAGAGTGAGGGACGGCTTTTACTGAGAGGGACTCCTGGCTGGTGCTGCTCACATCTTTCAGAGATGTAAGAGGAGGTTCAACAGTTACCTTCGACCCTAGAAACCCTCCTCCTGCCGCAgacctctgctcttctctctctcctttctccgGACTCTTGCTGGCTGCCTTCCCTTTCTTAGATTTGGATGGGGATGGCAtttcctcctcactgtcctcctctccttcttctctttcctttctcttcatGCAGGTGACTGCTCGGCGGAGTCGCTGGCTACGGATCGCCTGCTTTTCCTGTTGCTCCATGCGGAAGAATGAGTCGATCCGCAGCTGAGTCTACATCAAAACAGTGAGAGATGAGgtagaaatgttttaaaactgCAAAGTGGTTTTATTTCATCCACTAAATCAAATTACACAATCAAACTCTATTTAATCTGTCTATTcatacttttagctaactatttcaaccgTTTATTCATACTTTTGTTAAAGTTTACTTCAACTACTTATCCATTCATTTTAGCAAACAACTTCAACTGTTTATTCATAATTTAAGCTAACTATTTAAAAATGGTTTATCCAATACTTTTAGCTAACAATTACAACGTATCTGCCCACTTGTTAATTCAGTTACAACATGTGCTGATGGGCATCTTAATGTTACTGGTCattgtaaatataataaaaatgagCGTAACACCAACTTGAAATCCTATTTCTTGGTTTATATTCTTTACTCCCTTATTTAGGGAGTTTCACTGAGAGCAACCTCTCATTTGCCCTGATCGCAATCACACCACCTGGCTCAAgagcacctcagtggtggtaaatgagggaggCAAGCACTTTTAGTTATACTTTCAACCTTTGGGCCACCACTCTCCGGGAATAtgtggttttattattttttttttattaaatctttatttaaattttttgttgaaTTTAGTTGAGTTAATTAGATGAGCTTTCCCCTTGCAATTAACTGCACAAGTGACCCTGGTTGGGTATCACTGGTTGGGAATTGGGAGTTACCTGCTGGGTGTTCAGCTGCTTGATCACAGGCTGAAGGGTCTCCTCTGTCTTTTGACTGCTCCAGCCAAAACGACTCAGACAGAATGTAGAAGACTAGGTTAAGGAAACTTCAGCAGTCGTCTCATGTGTTCTCGCGCAGTCTTCactcggtaaaaaaaaaaaaacaggtagaCAAACCTTTACTTACGTCACAAGTCGTGTCGGATATTTTACGCACGGACGAGggaaagcagcagtgaacacacagggtgcagatgttggtttcagttgtttcatAGGCTACATCATTAATAAGCCAacgtgcggctcacctgctgccgtgataacggatcacGGGAGGAAACATACGGAAAAAAGAtgagttctcagtcttttaggtgactttataaaacatactgctgacggagaaaatggagcagaggGGGGcgagatagacagagagaggcggggcaagccggggtgtttacctgaggtgtgtgtgagtgtgtcagagtgtggggagaagagaattccgaggcaggtgcaaagcataggCTACTTAAAAACAGTGATAAGAatgtttgtggtcattaaaacctgctttcacaggatggtataatgtgaaaattttaaattttttttgctaTGGATTcgggggttttacaatcacgatgtcAGCCATTGCCGATGGCCTAATGCACGCCCAGACACATctgcgcgcgcacgcacacacacacacacacacacacacacacacacacaaaggataTTCTTTAATCATGTCGAGTTGTGGGCGTCCCCAGCTGAAGAagctgtctgactggtccacagCAGGTTGCAGGTAAGCCTGAGCCACCACAGGGTTGGGGAACCCAGGGTGCAGCTTTAGGTCCTTCAATTTCTTCTTAACCTTCGTGTCCCGAGGATCAGCCACCAGACGCTTTTTCTCCTGAGCCTCTGACCACCATTTActagagagaaaaaataatgtCCAAAACACAAATGATTGGGGTTATAATACATTCATTGTAAATGCTAAAGCAAAAAGTACTGTATactttaaaattaaagaaaataattaagatAATATTGTATTAATTAGGGATTTTGGCTATGATAGTTACTTTATAATATTAGCACATGACTGAGCTGTATATTGACTCGACATGTATTCAATTCAGTTAAAAAACAGGCAAATATAAACCATCTAATTCATTTAGAAATTTAAACAATGTTAGCAaatgattaatacattttgtcCTGGATTTGATGGTAACAATAGAGAGAGACTGGAGGGATTAAGCATGAAAGGCGTTGAGCAAAACACTCAAGGACTCAATCTCCTGGTCTAATTAACCCaaatactgaaacacacacacacacacacctgaactgTATCAGTGGCTCCATGCCCGGCCCTGGGAACTCATTCAGAATCTCCATGCCAGTCACATATCCGACGCCCGGCACACCTTCTGTATAGTCACTTCCAAGCAGGTAAGCCAAGTTTATCAGTTTAGTCCTGTCCaaacctgagagagagagagatggacggagaacagaaaattaaaagaaGAGTGtgggaaaagaaggaaaagtaTACCCTTGTGCTCTTTGTCTGGTCACTCTGCTGACAGCCCATTAGTCATCACCAACACAAACACCTGTCTGTGATATGTGCAATATGAACTTATCAGATTAGCACGGTAATCTGTTGTAGCACACTTTCAACACCTAACTctataaaaccttttctggACCTGCTGACACAGACATGATCATGCAGAGCACTGACCCAGTTGGTTCTGCATGTCACTGTACTGGTAGTGTTCAACAtatttgttttggctgaagaaGTTCTTGTAGACGTGTCGCCCTCCAAACAGCCACACATCTGAGTCGTCTGTGATGGTGCCGTGTGTGTGGTCGGCGCGGTCGAGTGCTGCACACTGAGCCTCAGCCTCCATCGGCGCCACCAGGAACGGCACGCCAAACAGTCGCAGCAGCTCCTGGTATCAAAGAGGAAAAcagtaattacaaaaaaaaaccaataaacatgttttttgttcttctgGTATCTTGATAACTACTGACACTATTTGCAaggtttttaaatatgttttggaCTGTGATCTTAGAACAATAATCTTTTGATCTCAACATGCATCTGGGATTATGTGCATGTTTCTGTAGTCATCTGAGAAATACCTTTGCTCTTAGCACCACTATCAGAGCAGCCAAGGGGATTAATGAAGATCAGGCACCAAGATGTTTTTCATTAAGTGGTGATTTTATGAAGAAGAAAATGCTGACAGCCTGTGACTTTTAAAAGTGTGAGTGACTTGATAGTTGCATGGCTCTGGGAATGTTTGGCAGAGACACCACAAAGAAATGTATCCCACAGTCGCTCTTACACCTTCTCTGGGTtgtcatatcatatcatatcataagGATAGGTGTGAGGGTCGAATGCCGGTGTGGTTTATGTGCTGACGTGATATTAAAGTGTCTGTGGTCCACCTGGCTCTCCAGGTACATCTGTCCGGTGACTGTGTTCGCCATCCTCTCTTGCTGCTGTTTCAGCTCCCTCAGGCTGCTCTGCTCCATCTGTAGAGAGCTCTCCAAAGCCTCCAGCtcatcctacacacacacacacacacacacacacacacacacacacacacacaccagccctTGTCTCAAACATATCACAGCCGAGCCTCAAGCACAGCTGACCAGCTCAAACATATCATTCCAATAAAACATCCGTTGTTCTGCTTTGCCATGCTACAGCCCCATGCAGGGTTAAGTGAATGGTAAGTCAAAATAGCAGCATCTGTGTATGTAGCCTCTATTTTGGCTTATAAAGACATCTAAGTGACATAACAAGTAGAACTAGACTAATTTTATCTTATAGCAGATGTAtctaatgtatgtatgtgtataagTTGACCAATAAATAACAAGGAATTGCAGTTCAGAAATGGTTTTGCCTCAAAAATCTAGTATTGTCTGGGTTATAAAAACAACCCCAATGCAAATGTACAGACAAAATTGTGTGCGTAGTGTAAAACATAGCTACCATGACAGTTTTTTGTTTGCCATACTACCATCTTTAtaggtgaaaaaaaacatattagtAGTATCTAGTCAAGCAGACAGTTTCAGTTTTTCCAGGTTTGGAGAAATCTGTTACTCAGATTTCTTCCTCCACCCCAATACAATGGAAGTGGATTTGATGTGTGGTGCtcacagcattaaaaaaatgacatttaaaaaagcagCAAGATATGATGTATGGCTAAGTACAAATAGAGAgaatttatattttgtgttattttgtgtgaaGTGAccctttaaaataattattagcaTTGAAGTCAAAATCTTGCGTGTCTTAACAATACTTACCACATCAAAGTGTTCCCATTCATTGATTGCTGGAGGTGAACTGGATTCGGTCTCTGTTCCCTCCTTTAGTGCTCTCTCTTCAGTCTGTCTCTTTttgtcctcttcttcctctaatTCCAACACAGCAGCTGGCTCACTGGGAGCCTCTGTCAAACTTTCCTCTGGTTTTTCTTCCTTCCTGGTCCCATCTTTACAGACCTCATCTGAAGATCCTTTCTCTCTTATCATAACAAGTGAATCATCTGCATCCTCCTCTTTAAACTCGTCTTCTGACACCTCGATGAAGCTCTctgggaaaacacaaaattgagTATTTTTGTTAATGTCTACCGGTTTAAGGAGTGTGATCCTAAACCAACAGTGAATGTACCTTCTGACTCGGACTCCTCACTGCCCTTCGACTTCACAGCGTCCATTTCAGTCTGTGCACTGAGAGGTTTTCCACAAATCCGAGCAGGTACCTTGATAGATAATGGGTTCCGGGTAGAAGCAGAGGCACCCTGTGGTTGGACCGGATCTCTGTTCTTTGTGATCAGTCCGTGCTCTGATTCTCTTCTCTccagctcttcttcttctttctctgtctgtcctctgcttCCCGTCCTTATATTCTCTGTCAACTGTCCATTCTTTGTCTCTGCTTCTGACTGTTGCAGCACCGCAAAGCGAAGTGCTTTATTTCTCTGACCTATCACATCCTCCATCTCATCTTCAGAGCTAACGAACAAACTATCTTTCACATGTAAACTTTGGCCAGTTGGGTTCACcttaaaatcagatttttcaaTAATTAAAGACTTCACGTCGCCAGGTTCTGCCTCTTCCTCTGAACTGCTGAGGACCATTTGTGGCACAGGATGATGAATATTCACCTGCAGTTTTGTGGGTGAGCTGCTGATTAGAGTCTTGTGTTCAGCAGCACCGTCTTCCTCCTCAATGAAGGCTTGTTGGATTGCCAGCAGGGTGCGTGGGGACACACCACCATCCTTCTTATCCTCATCCACCTTCTCCTCATCCGAGCTGTCGTTCATTGCCGCCTGGATTGCCTTGAGTGTACGAGGAGAGGGAGGTGATGCACCTCCACGAGACTGCTTTGAGACAGAGGGCTTGGAGGCTTCTGAAGGGGGACtctgctccttctcctcttcctcacaaACAGGACGCCACAGGGGCTCAGGCCTGCCCGCTGCACGTCTTTTCCAGCCTGACAGGGAGCTCCCAGACCAGGGTGCAGTGGCAGGTTGGCTCTCGGAGGCAGTCTCGCTCTTTTTGGAGCCTACATAGGAAAAGTGGAGTGGTGTTTAAATTGTAAACACAAAGACAATTTGCAGTTTTAGATGTGTGTCTAAATGATAACAAAGGAAACCCTTTTAAGAGACCATTCCACATCTACTTTACAACAACCACTGTTTAAAACACACCATAAGATTACAGATTAATTTCCTCCCTCCCAGGAAATCATTGGTTTCTACAGATTTTAATATGGCACCAAATCGTGCAGAGATTTAAAATGTGATTGAGATGAGTAACCTATCACACAACCATATGTGTGCTTTATTTTACATGAAAGAAACACTGTGTAATAATAACAGTTGTATGTTGCTGTGACCAACAACAGATCATGACAGTTTTCCTGTAAAATactgaaaaactgtaaacatatcATCATAGCTGCCCTCGCCTTTAATTAGGATATAGTGGGAACGGTCTTCTGAGACCAGTCGACGTGACTCTACGCTGTGACTCTGCTGGTCCCCGTCCTCTTCGTAGAGCTGTGGGGCGCTGCTGGCACTCCGCTGGCTCATCTCTTTCTCCACACCCTCCAGGCGCTGGTTCAGCTGGTTCCTCTGCAGCAGGCCGGCCAACTGGTACTGGGAAAAGTCTCCTGAATGCTATGGTGGAGTGAAATAGAGTATGTGTTGAAGAGGAGAAGATGGGTcagtgagtatgtgtgtgtgaatgagagtgGACAGTACCTCTGGGGGTTTGTGGTACATGGTCCGGCGTCTTTTGGAAAACTCTTTCATGTCTTTAAGAATCTCGTGTTTCATTTCAGGAGGCAGGCTGGCAAACTCCTCTGAGTTGATGTCCACTGAGTTGGGGTCTTCATACAATTCTCCCTGGGACATGGCGAGCAATCAGGCCTCAAATGTCAATTATCAAAACAGGGCGTTCATACAAAGATCTATATCTTATCTCTTACCAGCTCGAACACAAACTACTGGTGGTGCTATTTAGTTTGATGCTCTGGTGCATGTGATCATTTTACCTGATACATGTGATAACTGTCAGCAGtctcttccctctcttcttcttcctcctcttctgaactgcaagaacaaaacacattaacatgATTACAGTGCCAGTATTATTGTTAGTAACTATTTAATGGACATAGTCACTTAACTTTTTGAATTAACCATATACACTTACCTGAACTTGAGATTTGATATTGTACATATGTTTATGTTAAaaggagtttttccttgccactaTCGCCAATAATGTCTGATTTGGCACTATTTAAATAGAGTTAAATTGAAAAGTATACTTTTGGTAAGTGCACCTTCATGCACGGTTACTGTTAACTTGTGAACTGATTAACGAAAATTTGTATTTAGTTATTTGTGAGCTCTTCTGAAAACTTGGCTTGGCTTGTCGTAGCGCTGTAGATAATATGACTGAATTACCCACCACTTAATCCATAATAACTAGTGAATAGTAACCTTTCCCAGGCCTCAGACCTGCTTTTGTCCTTTTCCTCTGCAGCTGGCAAGGCTGGTAGAACATACATGTCGTCCACCTCGTCTCTCCTCACGCTGGAGAGGCTGGGTAGAGGATCCTTACtgtggagggggaaaaaaggacaCAATTTTAATCTAAATAGACAGTCcatcttgtattgttttgttttaaagaaagtaggtgacagtaggtaggtagggagggagggagacagataAGACACAGGGGAGAAAGCTCTAGC is a window from the Micropterus dolomieu isolate WLL.071019.BEF.003 ecotype Adirondacks linkage group LG20, ASM2129224v1, whole genome shotgun sequence genome containing:
- the ercc5 gene encoding DNA excision repair protein ERCC-5 homolog isoform X1, with translation MGVHGLWRLLESTGKPINPETLEGKILAVDISIWLNQAVKGVRDRDGNSVQNAHLLTLFHRICKLLFFRIKPVFVFDGDAPLLKKQTLALRRQRKEELSRESKQTNEKLLKTFLKRQAIKAALGDRSKDPLPSLSSVRRDEVDDMYVLPALPAAEEKDKSRSEAWESSEEEEEEEREETADSYHMYQGELYEDPNSVDINSEEFASLPPEMKHEILKDMKEFSKRRRTMYHKPPEHSGDFSQYQLAGLLQRNQLNQRLEGVEKEMSQRSASSAPQLYEEDGDQQSHSVESRRLVSEDRSHYILIKGSKKSETASESQPATAPWSGSSLSGWKRRAAGRPEPLWRPVCEEEEKEQSPPSEASKPSVSKQSRGGASPPSPRTLKAIQAAMNDSSDEEKVDEDKKDGGVSPRTLLAIQQAFIEEEDGAAEHKTLISSSPTKLQVNIHHPVPQMVLSSSEEEAEPGDVKSLIIEKSDFKVNPTGQSLHVKDSLFVSSEDEMEDVIGQRNKALRFAVLQQSEAETKNGQLTENIRTGSRGQTEKEEEELERRESEHGLITKNRDPVQPQGASASTRNPLSIKVPARICGKPLSAQTEMDAVKSKGSEESESEESFIEVSEDEFKEEDADDSLVMIREKGSSDEVCKDGTRKEEKPEESLTEAPSEPAAVLELEEEEDKKRQTEERALKEGTETESSSPPAINEWEHFDVDELEALESSLQMEQSSLRELKQQQERMANTVTGQMYLESQELLRLFGVPFLVAPMEAEAQCAALDRADHTHGTITDDSDVWLFGGRHVYKNFFSQNKYVEHYQYSDMQNQLGLDRTKLINLAYLLGSDYTEGVPGVGYVTGMEILNEFPGPGMEPLIQFSKWWSEAQEKKRLVADPRDTKVKKKLKDLKLHPGFPNPVVAQAYLQPAVDQSDSFFSWGRPQLDMIKEFCLSRFGWSSQKTEETLQPVIKQLNTQQTQLRIDSFFRMEQQEKQAIRSQRLRRAVTCMKRKEREEGEEDSEEEMPSPSKSKKGKAASKSPEKGEREEQRSAAGGGFLGSKVTVEPPLTSLKDVSSTSQESLSVKAVPHSAKTLPHRARRSSSSSSCEDSDVGVEVAMVTARSVFDGSRRGTRGRGSMRGKGRGKKSGGKKLT
- the ercc5 gene encoding DNA excision repair protein ERCC-5 homolog isoform X2, which encodes MGVHGLWRLLESTGKPINPETLEGKILAVDISIWLNQAVKGVRDRDGNSVQNAHLLTLFHRICKLLFFRIKPVFVFDGDAPLLKKQTLALRRQRKEELSRESKQTNEKLLKTFLKRQAIKAALGDRSKDPLPSLSSVRRDEVDDMYVLPALPAAEEKDKSSSEEEEEEEREETADSYHMYQGELYEDPNSVDINSEEFASLPPEMKHEILKDMKEFSKRRRTMYHKPPEHSGDFSQYQLAGLLQRNQLNQRLEGVEKEMSQRSASSAPQLYEEDGDQQSHSVESRRLVSEDRSHYILIKGSKKSETASESQPATAPWSGSSLSGWKRRAAGRPEPLWRPVCEEEEKEQSPPSEASKPSVSKQSRGGASPPSPRTLKAIQAAMNDSSDEEKVDEDKKDGGVSPRTLLAIQQAFIEEEDGAAEHKTLISSSPTKLQVNIHHPVPQMVLSSSEEEAEPGDVKSLIIEKSDFKVNPTGQSLHVKDSLFVSSEDEMEDVIGQRNKALRFAVLQQSEAETKNGQLTENIRTGSRGQTEKEEEELERRESEHGLITKNRDPVQPQGASASTRNPLSIKVPARICGKPLSAQTEMDAVKSKGSEESESEESFIEVSEDEFKEEDADDSLVMIREKGSSDEVCKDGTRKEEKPEESLTEAPSEPAAVLELEEEEDKKRQTEERALKEGTETESSSPPAINEWEHFDVDELEALESSLQMEQSSLRELKQQQERMANTVTGQMYLESQELLRLFGVPFLVAPMEAEAQCAALDRADHTHGTITDDSDVWLFGGRHVYKNFFSQNKYVEHYQYSDMQNQLGLDRTKLINLAYLLGSDYTEGVPGVGYVTGMEILNEFPGPGMEPLIQFSKWWSEAQEKKRLVADPRDTKVKKKLKDLKLHPGFPNPVVAQAYLQPAVDQSDSFFSWGRPQLDMIKEFCLSRFGWSSQKTEETLQPVIKQLNTQQTQLRIDSFFRMEQQEKQAIRSQRLRRAVTCMKRKEREEGEEDSEEEMPSPSKSKKGKAASKSPEKGEREEQRSAAGGGFLGSKVTVEPPLTSLKDVSSTSQESLSVKAVPHSAKTLPHRARRSSSSSSCEDSDVGVEVAMVTARSVFDGSRRGTRGRGSMRGKGRGKKSGGKKLT